The following proteins are encoded in a genomic region of Debaryomyces hansenii CBS767 chromosome G complete sequence:
- a CDS encoding DEHA2G19778p (weakly similar to uniprot|Q99369 Saccharomyces cerevisiae YOR280C FSH3 Serine hydrolase that localizes to both the nucleus and cytoplasm): MPPKNEIKFKGKILFLHGYTQSSSVFYAKTSALRKKLLKLNYKSVYLNGPTKLTPADLPSTDSLSKFNTVISDDEETNYRSWWIKPHNTNDGIDLSEPLAEIKNYIDKGEIIPDNDLVQETESDEERRLPIVGIIGFSQGAALAGLLSHKFKDLFGVDSLKFVILYSGFKIDTSEKSGNAKYKDYYPADNGESDQFKVLHIYGELDTVVHEDRVLSLYEITKDNSDILKHPGGHFVPNSKLMVDQTTNWIVHIMENKQEISKPEDDLDSLMDMMDGLGKA; the protein is encoded by the coding sequence atgcCTCCTAAAAACGAAATAAAGTTCAAGGGTAAAATCTTGTTTCTACATGGATATACTCAATCTTCCTCGGTCTTTTACGCCAAAACGTCTGCTTTGAGGAAGAAACTTTTAAAgttaaattataaatctGTCTACTTGAATGGGCCAACAAAGTTAACCCCAGCTGATTTGCCATCAACAGATTCACTCTCTAAGTTTAATACGGTCATATCAGACGATGAAGAGACAAATTATAGGTCGTGGTGGATAAAACCTCACAATACAAACGATGGCATCGATCTATCCGAACCACTTGCCGAGATTAAAAACTATATAGATAAAGGTGAAATTATCCCAGATAACGATTTGGTGCAAGAAACTGAATccgatgaagaaagaaggCTCCCTATAGTTGGTATAATTGGGTTTTCGCAAGGTGCTGCTTTGGCTGGTTTATTAAGTCATAAATTTAAGGATTTATTTGGTGTTGATTCTTTGAAGTTCGTGATTCTATACTCAGGTTTTAAAATTGATACATCAGAAAAGTCTGGTAATGCAAAATACAAAGATTATTATCCAGCCGATAATGGAGAGTCTGATCAATTTAAGGTACTTCATATTTATGGAGAATTGGACACTGTCGTGCATGAAGACCGGGTTCTTTCGTTGTATGAAATAACCAAAGACAATTCCGATATTCTAAAGCATCCGGGAGGCCATTTTGTACCTAACTCGAAGTTGATGGTGGATCAAACGACTAACTGGATAGTTCATATAATGGAAAATAAACAGGAAATTTCGAAACCTGAAGATGATTTAGATTCACTTATGGACATGATGGATGGTTTGGGAAAGGCATAG
- a CDS encoding DEHA2G19866p (similar to CA3016|IPF10027 Candida albicans IPF10027), with amino-acid sequence MSENLKRAESLFNRIMNQNGMSGRTDSNSSSSKNVANPNYNQSNNTSHNNSNGHNASGQNNHSQSQNNHHSHSHHKTYKYNKASNYNNNFNGQFNQPANIDLPKRDPLKLSQETLDDIPENHHVLPYCWTIWHHSRSRPKQKELININPEPVSEDANSEDSGQQAAAAVDSYLQTTNEIEFSAVHDQKASTKNIGSLEQLWLSMSSLKKTYELAIGTELLIFKSGINPVWEDPMNTKGGRWVFRFNRRSNTGSNASNINDNDTVSKVRQRTSLIWERLLIKTITGSIIPEGNYSEEIQELLLNDICGLVLSVRKDEDIISIWNCNLNFNKKRVNPEEKDEDRKNQTKKLTSFQARRIICDSILRVIRECDLISQGSDCISTLDSGSNERVFGVSFEYRLHSDNNNPSIINNGGEGKYNRRFTKPYHSHNHHNQNHSKNDSDN; translated from the coding sequence atgtcaGAGAACTTGAAAAGGGCCGAATCATTGTTTAATAGAATCATGAACCAAAATGGAATGAGCGGAAGAACAGATAGTAATAGCTCGTCGAGTAAGAACGTTGCAAACCCGAACTATAACCAGAGCAATAATACCAgtcataataatagtaatgGTCATAATGCCAGTGGCCAGAATAATCATTCACAATCACAGAATAATCACCATAGTCATAGTCATCATAAAAcatacaaatataataaagcaTCTAATTATAACAACAATTTTAATGGGCAATTCAACCAGCCTGCCAATATCGATTTGCCGAAAAGAGACCCATTGAAGTTATCGCAAGAGACCTTAGATGACATCCCAGAGAATCATCATGTTTTGCCGTACTGTTGGACCATATGGCATCATTCGAGATCAAGACCGAAACAAAAGGAGttaatcaatatcaatcCTGAACCTGTGAGCGAGGATGCTAATAGCGAGGACAGTGGACAACAAGCAGCGGCCGCTGTCGATTCGTACTTACAGACAACGAACGAAATCGAATTTTCAGCTGTCCATGATCAGAAAGCATCTACCAAGAATATTGGATCTTTAGAACAATTATGGTTGAGCATGTCTTCGCTCAAAAAGACCTACGAATTAGCCATTGGTACTGAATTGTTAATTTTTAAGAGTGGGATCAATCCAGTGTGGGAGGATCCTATGAATACCAAAGGGGGTAGATGGGTGTTCAGGTTTAATCGCCGCTCCAACACCGGTAGTAATGCGTCTAACATAAATGACAATGATACGGTTCTGAAAGTTAGACAGAGAACGAGCTTGATTTGGGAAAGATTGTTGATCAAAACTATTACAGGATCGATCATTCCAGAGGGTAACTATTCCGAGGAGATCCAGGAATTACTTTTGAATGACATCTGCGGTTTGGTTTTAAGTGTTAgaaaagatgaagatatcaTCAGTATTTGGAACTGCAACTTGaacttcaataaaaagAGAGTCAACCCggaagaaaaagatgaagacaGGAAGAACcaaacaaagaaattgacCTCGTTCCAGGCCAGAAGAATAATTTGTGATTCTATTTTAAGAGTTATCAGAGAATGCGACTTGATTTCCCAAGGTTCCGATTGTATCAGCACCTTAGACTCTGGTTCGAACGAGAGGGTTTTTGGAGTTTCTTTTGAATACAGACTTCATTCCGATAACAACAATCCTtctattataaataatggTGGCGAAGGTAAGTATAACCGTCGTTTTACCAAGCCGTACCATAGCCATAACCATCATAATCAAAATCACTCTAAGAATGATTCAGATAACtga
- a CDS encoding DEHA2G19822p (no similarity) — translation MSSSISDKDSDSEEFSILDIIGNQDIPNTKKYKSKAHTVDTEDPSQATSNKTHQGSHIFSQEPKDEFDIELPTIFLTDAKKNEELAIKNAKIRAELIEDEIHMQQEYKLLQQRKQEIIDELNDNGVIGQNFSLSDDRDNQFVERLLQSDLKGSKTDNLTQRHFYLYSNPPFQIDLNTKLPFPVSISTLCNELQPGNYENLYSNISSFFTQLVNYVLANVQDLNCLVLFSRFMEFLYKSSIISSDSITEKEFVNYVKTIGGEIKYIMPNSDLQMPLKLVHYNTQYRLTTVRLSIIFHYTLFAAKNVHAATQEILYKTMLKTFILSLCDFNLNDGNVDELITNFVTPVFINIVNWRRGELMKQQQDKTTPEEIYVVHDLILSEINETIKSELHTCLYKDREDRKTDKPKFRKIDYELHYNILRLLNLSTRFNSEPFCMRLVTSLSLTFMADSDYTLCDLYNREPTLEELNFGTCNFTPSFKFVISILNKSNALNITECLDSNEIEQINLIYKNYYKSLLFNFVVFKTFHSNSNTVQNKQDFERIKSSNYLNLRQFAITINKLKGNVHRQLGELSNISSISQSSPYKDDVIHIITEYYHLLHYLATKCDKDMMLIHKDTFYDDKPLQ, via the coding sequence ATGTCTTCATCAATTAGTGATAAGGATAGTGATAGTGAGGAATTCTCGATACTTGATATAATAGGAAACCAGGATATCCCAAATACTaaaaaatacaaatcaAAAGCCCACACCGTTGATACGGAAGACCCATCTCAAGCAACATCCAATAAAACCCATCAGGGTAGCCATATATTTTCTCAGGAACCaaaagatgaatttgatatagAATTGCCAACTATTTTTCTTACTGATGCTAAGAAGAACGAAGAATTGGCCATAAAGAATGCCAAAATACGAGCAGAGTTGATTGAAGATGAGATTCATATGCAACAGGAATACAAACTATTgcaacaaagaaaacaagaaattattgacgAGCTAAATGATAATGGGGTGATTGGGCAAAACTTTAGTTTGAGTGATGACAGAGataatcaatttgttgaaCGTTTGCTTCAAAGTGATTTGAAAGGTTCTAAAACTGATAACCTTACTCAACGGCATTTCTACttatattcaaatcctccttttcaaattgatttgaatacGAAGTTGCCATTTCCCGTTAGCATCAGCACCCTCTGCAACGAGCTACAACCTGGTAACTATGAAAATTTGTATCTGAATATCAGTTCATTCTTTACCCAACTCGTTAATTACGTATTAGCAAATGTTCAAGACTTGAATTGCTTGGTTCTTTTTAGCAGATTTATGGAATTTCTTTATAAATCAAGCATTATTAGTTCAGACAGTATTACGGAAAAGGAATTTGTGAATTACGTCAAAACCATCGGAGGTGAGATAAAGTATATCATGCCTAACTCAGATCTCCAAATGCCGCTTAAGCTAGTCCATTATAACACTCAATATAGACTTACTACTGTGAGACtatcaattatttttcattacACTCTTTTCGCTGCAAAGAATGTCCATGCGGCAACACAAGAGATACTCTACAAGACGATGTTGAAGACATTTATACTATCGCTATGTGATTTTAATCTAAATGATGGTAATGTCGATGAGTTAATAACCAACTTCGTGACTCctgtatttatcaatattgttAATTGGAGGCGGGGTGAGCTTATGAAGCAACAACAAGATAAAACCACCccagaagaaatatacGTAGTTCACGATCTTATATTATcagaaattaatgaaaccATAAAGAGTGAATTACATACGTGTCTTTATAAAGACCGAGAAGATCGTAAAACAGATAAGCCAAAATTTAGGAAAATTGACTATGAGTTGCACTACAACATTTTAAGGCTACTAAATTTATCAACACGTTTCAATTCGGAACCCTTTTGTATGAGACTTGTCACTAGCTTGAGCTTAACTTTCATGGCCGATTCTGACTATACTCTTTGTGATTTATACAATCGAGAGCCTACATTAGAGGAATTAAACTTTGGAACCTGCAATTTCACTCCCTCGTTCAAATTTGTTATATCAATCCTAAATAAGCTGAATGCCTTGAACATAACCGAATGTCttgattcaaatgaaattgaacaaatcaacttgatatataaaaattattacaaGCTGTTGTTATTCAACTTTGTTGTTTTTAAAACCTTCCATTCAAATCTGAATACTGTGCAAAACAAACAGGATTTCGAAAGAATAAAGCTGTctaattatttgaatctCAGGCAATTCGCTATTaccattaataaattaaaagGCAATGTCCATAGGCAATTAGGTGAATTATCCAATATTTCGCTGATAAGCCAATCGTCACCTTATAAAGATGATGTCATACATATAATCACTGAATATTACCATTTGTTGCACTATCTCGCTACTAAGTGTGACAAAGATATGATGTTAATCCACAAGGATACATTCTACGACGACAAACCTCTCCAATAA
- a CDS encoding DEHA2G19734p (no similarity), with translation MSFGVSYEEYTQIFNFESNPVVASSLSKYSTLFAVILVIIGT, from the coding sequence ATGTCATTTGGTGTATCATACGAGGAATATACTcaaatctttaattttgaatccAACCCAGTTGTTGCAAGCAGTTTGAGTAAATATTCTACTCTTTTTGCTGTGATTTTAGTTATAATCGGTACgtaa
- a CDS encoding DEHA2G19844p (similar to uniprot|P43616 Saccharomyces cerevisiae YFR044C Hypothetical ORF), producing the protein MSYEKLPLEPLFKKIDELKPQFIERLRKAIEIPSVSSDEGLRPKVVDMANFLKTELTTLGFHDIQMKDLGIQPPPVADPNLKLPPIVLGRFGNDASKKTVLVYGHYDVQPASKEDGWATEPFEMYHDEAKDILFGRGTTDDKGPVIGWLNVIEAHNELKWELPVNLVVCFEGMEESGSLGLEELIAKEAKQYFSKVDTVCISDNYWLGTTKPVLTYGLRGCNYYQIIVNGPGADLHSGIFGGIVAEPMTDLIKVMSQLVDSNGKILIPGIDDMIAPLTDKEDALYDDIDFSVEELNAASGSKTSLHGNKKDILKHRWRYPSLSLHGIEGAFSGGGAKTVIPAKVVGKFSIRTVPDIESAKLDQLVFDHVNKLAAQLNSPNTLKVELIHDGNYWVSNPFNEAFTAAAKATEDVWNIKPDFTREGGSIPITITFEKELGTDVLLLPMGRGDDGAHSINEKLNLGNYINGCKTLGGYLHYFGKS; encoded by the coding sequence ATGTCATACGAAAAATTACCATTAGAACCATTGTTCAAGaagattgatgaattgaagcCACAATTCATCGAAAGATTAAGAAAGGCAATTGAAATTCCATCAGTTTCTAGTGATGAAGGCTTAAGACCAAAGGTTGTCGATATGGCAAACTTTTTAAAGACCGAATTAACCACTTTAGGATTCCATGATATTCAAATGAAGGATTTGGGTATTCAACCTCCACCCGTGGCCGATCCAAACTTAAAGTTACCTCCAATTGTTTTAGGTAGATTTGGTAATGATGCATCCAAGAAGACGGTGTTGGTTTACGGCCATTATGATGTTCAACCAGCATCCAAAGAAGACGGGTGGGCCACCGAACCTTTTGAGATGTACCACGATGAAGCTAAAGACATCTTGTTTGGTAGAGGTACCACTGATGATAAGGGTCCAGTTATCGGATGGTTGAACGTGATTGAAGCACATAACGAATTGAAATGGGAATTGCCAGTTAATTTAGTCGTTTGTTTCGAAGGTATGGAAGAAAGTGGTTCTTTAGgtttagaagaattaattgcaAAGGAAGCCAAGCAATATTTCTCCAAGGTTGATACAGTCTGCATCTCCGATAACTACTGGTTAGGTACTACCAAACCAGTATTAACTTATGGGTTAAGAGGATGTAACTActatcaaataattgttaACGGGCCTGGTGCTGATTTACATAGTGGTATTTTTGGTGGAATTGTTGCCGAGCCAATGACCGATTTAATCAAGGTTATGTCTCAATTGGTCGACTCAAACGGAAAGATCTTGATTCCAGGCATAGATGACATGATTGCTCCTTTAACCGACAAAGAAGACGCATTATACGATGATATCGATTTTTCAGTAGAAGAATTGAACGCCGCTTCGGGTTCTAAGACTTCTTTACACGGCAACAAGAAGGACATCTTGAAGCACAGATGGAGATATCCATCCTTATCGTTACACGGTATCGAGGGTGCCTTCTCGGGCGGCGGTGCTAAAACCGTGATCCCAGCTAAGGTTGTTGGTAAGTTTTCCATCAGAACTGTGCCTGATATCGAGTCCGCAAAGTTGGATCAACTAGTTTTCGACCACGTCAACAAGTTAGCTGCTCAATTAAACTCTCCAAACACTTTGAAGGTCGAATTAATCCACGATGGTAACTACTGGGTTTCAAACCCTTTCAACGAAGCCTTCACCGCTGCTGCCAAGGCTACCGAAGACGTATGGAACATCAAGCCCGATTTCACCAGAGAAGGTGGTTCTATTCCAATTACTATCACCTTTGAAAAGGAATTAGGAACTGACGTTTTATTGTTACCTATGGGCAGAGGTGATGATGGTGCTCATTCAATTAACGAAAAATTGAACCTCGGTAACTACATAAATGGCTGTAAGACATTGGGTGGCTACTTGCATTACTTCGGTAAGTCTTAG
- a CDS encoding DEHA2G19756p (similar to uniprot|Q12404 Saccharomyces cerevisiae YOR288C MPD1 Member of the protein disulfide isomerase (PDI) family), with the protein MYLWKYCLILVHVIVAIAARAQGDLYKSDDNIYELSPSNFDKVIQKTNYTSLVKFYAPWCGYCKQLEPAYHKLAKLIHNDGQYAINVASVNCDEDKNKELCAKYKISGFPTLMVFRPPKYDSKKKNKVYSHAVEPYKGERSLKSMYAFVTSRIKNYVKKFANLQSDGLKDWLMENKENNKVLLLTESKQISPLYKSLAIDFINTLKFGMVNIKSLKDVNNIKIEINDKKIALPIGQDDKLPILLNFDEKTQEFSRFESEKLTDKVKLSEWLIESNNVQPLEGPLSKKDKKYYSNYRKGIKGKKVVHDEL; encoded by the coding sequence ATGTATTTATGGAAATACTGCTTGATATTGGTTCATGTGATAGTAGCTATAGCTGCAAGAGCCCAGGGGGATTTATACAAATCAGATGACAATATATATGAGTTATCACCATCGAATTTTGACAAGGTTATTCAGAAGACAAATTATACATCTCTAGTCAAATTTTACGCTCCTTGGTGTGGATATTGTAAACAATTAGAACCTGCTTATCATAAATTGGCCAAGTTAATACATAATGATGGTCAGTATGCTATAAATGTTGCTAGTGTTAATTGcgatgaagataaaaataagGAACTTTGTGccaaatataaaatcaGTGGCTTTCCTACATTGATGGTATTTAGACCACCAAAGTATgattcaaagaagaagaataaagtATACAGCCATGCAGTTGAGCCATACAAAGGGGAAAGATCGTTGAAATCAATGTATGCATTCGTAACGTCTAGAATCAAGAATTATGTCAAAAAATTTGCAAACTTACAATCAGACGGATTAAAGGACTGGTTAATGGAGAATAAAGAGAACAACAAGGTTTTACTCTTAACAGAATCAAAACAGATTAGTCCCTTATACAAATCCTTAGccattgatttcattaatacATTGAAATTCGGAATGGTTAACATAAAATCACTTAAGGatgtaaataatattaaaattgaaataaatgataagAAAATTGCCTTACCCATCGGTCAAGATGATAAGTTACCAATTTTGCTCAATTTTGACGAGAAAACTCAGGAATTTTCCAGGTTCGAATCTGAAAAGCTTACTGATAAAGTGAAATTAAGTGAATGGCTTATAGAATCTAATAATGTTCAACCTTTAGAGGGCCCATTATCGAAGAAAGACAAAAAGTATTATTCCAATTATAGAAAAGGTATTAAGGGCAAGAAAGTAGTTCatgatgaattataa
- a CDS encoding DEHA2G19800p (similar to uniprot|P53078 Saccharomyces cerevisiae YGL224C SDT1 Pyrimidine nucleotidase), translating into MTLTEETKPYIFKNPEIEENEHPGSMVTLPYGFGPLPPLAKNKKIFYFDIDNCLYNRSTRIHDMMQVKIHKYFKDNLQLNDEDAHNLHSNYYKTYGLAIEGLVRNHEVDAMEYNAVVDDSLDLKSVLKYNKKLRESLQHIKETNDFDYFWLVTNAYKNHALRVISFLGLGDIFDGLTFCDYASYPILCKPMNDYFYKCFNLTQVDYNDQNTMSYQYFVDDSELNVKAAHKLHLGNVIHFIELDADYEKIISKPDFFEYYGKGDNTDSSKIKIIRDILDLNKAL; encoded by the coding sequence ATGACATTAACAGAAGAAACCAAACCGTATATCTTCAAGAACCCAGAAATCGAAGAAAACGAACATCCGGGAAGTATGGTTACATTACCGTATGGATTTGGCCCTCTTCCCCCACTAGCTAAGAATAAGAAGATTTTCTATTTCGATATTGATAACTGTTTGTATAATAGATCAACTAGAATTCATGATATGATGCAGGTCAAAATacataaatatttcaaagataatttacaattaaATGACGAAGATGCTCATAATTTACATCTGAACTACTATAAGACGTATGGCTTGGCTATTGAAGGGTTAGTTCGGAATCATGAAGTAGATGCAATGGAATATAATGCAGTCGTCGATGACTCTTTAGATTTGAAGTCggtattaaaatataataagaaattgaGGGAACTGTTGCAGCATATTAAAGAAactaatgattttgattacTTTTGGTTGGTGACTAATGCCTACAAGAACCATGCCTTACGGGTCATTTCCTTTCTTGGATTGGGCGATATCTTCGATGGTTTAACATTCTGTGATTATGCATCGTATCCAATCCTCTGTAAGCCAATGaatgattatttttataaGTGCTTTAACCTAACACAGGTAGATTATAATGATCAGAATACAATGTCCTATCAATACTTTGTGGATGATAGTGAGCTTAATGTGAAGGCTGCTCATAAACTACACCTTGGTAATGTGATTCATTTCATAGAGCTTGATGCAGATTAcgaaaaaattatatccAAGCCtgatttctttgaatattatgGTAAGGGCGATAACACTGACTCCTCGAAGATTAAAATTATAAGAGATATTTTAGACTTAAATAAAGCTTTATAG